The proteins below are encoded in one region of Legionella antarctica:
- the alaC gene encoding alanine transaminase, which produces MSQFPRIKRLPPYVFNTLNQLKTEARARGEDIIDFGMGNPDQPTPPHIVNKLIEAAQRPDTHRYSMSKGIPRLRRAMAAWYHRNYDVRLNSETQVLATIGSKEGLAHLALAISGPGDTVIVPDPAYPIHTYGFIIAGANVKQVPLIDESQFLIAVEEAITQSWPKPKALVINFPANPSTHCVEYSFFEQVVDLAKRHKIWIIHDLAYADIVFDGYKAPSILQVPGAIDVSIETYSMSKSYNMPGWRVGFACGNEELVAALTRIKSYLDYGTFTPIQVAAIAALEGPDDCVREIRDLYEKRRNILCDGLNEIGWEVTKPKATMFVWAPIPPHYLSMGSLEFSKYLLKEAQVAVSPGIGFGQQGDAYVRFGLIENKDRMRQALRNLKALFKRDGLLKAV; this is translated from the coding sequence ATGAGTCAGTTTCCACGTATCAAACGCTTGCCCCCTTATGTATTTAATACATTGAATCAACTTAAAACAGAAGCTAGGGCGCGTGGAGAGGACATCATTGATTTTGGGATGGGTAATCCGGATCAACCAACACCCCCGCATATCGTAAATAAACTTATAGAAGCAGCGCAAAGGCCTGATACTCATCGCTATTCAATGTCTAAAGGAATACCCCGTTTACGTCGTGCCATGGCTGCATGGTATCATCGTAATTATGATGTTCGTTTAAATAGTGAAACACAAGTACTGGCCACAATTGGATCTAAAGAGGGGCTCGCTCATTTGGCTTTAGCAATAAGTGGTCCTGGTGATACGGTAATAGTACCGGATCCGGCCTATCCCATCCATACCTATGGGTTTATAATTGCTGGTGCCAATGTGAAGCAAGTGCCTTTAATAGACGAATCCCAGTTTCTGATTGCAGTTGAAGAGGCAATTACCCAAAGCTGGCCAAAACCTAAAGCGCTTGTGATTAATTTTCCGGCAAATCCAAGTACTCACTGTGTTGAGTATTCGTTCTTTGAACAAGTTGTGGATTTGGCTAAACGGCATAAAATCTGGATTATCCATGATTTAGCTTATGCAGATATTGTATTTGATGGTTATAAGGCCCCATCCATATTACAGGTTCCAGGGGCAATAGACGTCTCCATTGAAACATACTCCATGTCTAAGTCCTACAATATGCCTGGTTGGCGTGTTGGTTTTGCTTGCGGCAACGAAGAGTTAGTCGCAGCCCTTACTCGCATTAAGTCGTATCTGGATTACGGGACGTTTACTCCGATTCAGGTTGCTGCAATTGCAGCACTTGAAGGCCCTGATGATTGTGTTAGGGAAATCAGGGATCTATATGAAAAACGCCGAAATATACTATGTGATGGTTTGAATGAAATAGGTTGGGAAGTAACGAAACCTAAGGCCACCATGTTTGTGTGGGCACCGATTCCCCCTCATTATCTTTCAATGGGTTCCCTGGAATTTAGTAAATATCTGTTAAAAGAGGCTCAGGTTGCTGTATCTCCAGGAATAGGCTTTGGCCAACAAGGCGATGCTTATGTACGGTTTGGGCTTATCGAGAATAAAGATCGTATGCGTCAGGCATTAAGGAACTTAAAAGCCTTATTTAAACGGGACGGATTGCTTAAGGCTGTATAA
- the recJ gene encoding single-stranded-DNA-specific exonuclease RecJ, which yields MLIKQRQLTTDFINLPNVPNVLKRIYAARGITDESQLNKQLQTLLPFNTLKGINEACVRLETALREQQRMLIIGDFDADGATSTAVGITALRAMGAKFVEYLVPNRFEYGYGLTPAIVEVASKWQPHLIITVDNGIASFEGVETANQLGIDVLITDHHLPAETVPNACAIVNPNQQGCDFPSKSIAGVGVIFYVMLALRRHLANTNWFNEMNLSEPNMASFLDLVALGTVADVVGLDQNNRIMVNQGMARIRQGNCREGIKALIEISGRECSRLRESDLGFAIAPRLNAAGRLDDMALGIECLISIDRQQARNYCQQLDELNQERKKIEMGMKEQAMLALDKLSLTADYKTSHLPIALCLYDKTWHQGVIGILAGRMKERYHRPVIAFSLVNDHELKGSARSVPDLNIRDVLAAVDKDYPGLITKFGGHAMAAGLSINIDSLDVFRSAFVTEVDKHLELSQCEGELLTDGPLQEKDLSLETAHVIQQAGPWGQQFAEPVFDNIFEILDQRLVGTNHLKLTLISPQGGDCLDAIAFNIDLKSWPNHRVKYIHAAYKLDVNFFQGRTRLQLLIQTMNITNQEALEANN from the coding sequence ATGCTCATTAAACAACGCCAGCTAACTACCGATTTTATAAATTTACCCAACGTACCGAATGTTTTAAAGCGTATCTATGCTGCCAGAGGGATCACAGATGAGTCTCAACTGAATAAGCAACTGCAAACATTACTTCCTTTTAATACGCTTAAAGGTATTAATGAGGCATGTGTTCGTCTTGAAACAGCGTTGCGAGAGCAACAGCGCATGCTGATTATAGGAGACTTTGACGCGGATGGTGCTACCTCTACTGCTGTTGGCATTACAGCTTTGCGGGCCATGGGAGCAAAATTTGTTGAGTATTTAGTTCCTAATCGTTTTGAATATGGTTATGGCTTGACTCCGGCTATTGTTGAAGTAGCAAGTAAATGGCAACCCCACCTGATTATTACTGTAGATAATGGAATAGCCAGTTTTGAAGGGGTTGAAACGGCAAATCAATTGGGTATTGATGTATTGATAACAGATCATCATTTACCTGCTGAAACAGTTCCCAATGCTTGTGCCATTGTTAATCCTAATCAACAAGGTTGTGACTTTCCCAGTAAGTCTATTGCAGGTGTTGGAGTTATTTTTTATGTCATGCTTGCATTACGTCGACATCTTGCCAATACCAATTGGTTTAATGAAATGAACTTATCTGAGCCAAATATGGCAAGCTTTCTTGATCTGGTTGCATTAGGGACGGTAGCTGACGTCGTAGGTCTTGATCAAAATAATAGAATTATGGTGAATCAAGGAATGGCCAGAATACGTCAAGGAAATTGCCGCGAAGGAATCAAAGCACTTATTGAAATATCTGGTAGAGAGTGTTCTCGTTTAAGAGAGTCGGATCTGGGATTTGCTATAGCACCAAGGTTAAATGCAGCCGGAAGACTTGATGATATGGCTTTAGGCATAGAGTGCTTAATTAGTATAGACAGGCAACAAGCAAGAAATTATTGCCAGCAACTGGATGAGCTGAACCAGGAAAGAAAAAAAATTGAAATGGGAATGAAAGAACAGGCCATGCTTGCTTTAGATAAATTATCCCTAACTGCCGATTATAAAACCAGCCATTTGCCCATAGCACTGTGTCTTTATGATAAAACTTGGCATCAAGGGGTTATTGGTATTTTAGCTGGGCGAATGAAAGAACGATATCATCGCCCCGTAATTGCGTTTTCTTTAGTTAATGATCATGAGTTGAAAGGCTCTGCTCGCTCCGTCCCTGATTTAAATATCAGGGATGTACTGGCTGCTGTGGACAAAGATTATCCCGGATTAATTACTAAATTTGGCGGCCATGCAATGGCTGCAGGTTTAAGTATTAATATTGACTCCCTTGATGTGTTTCGTAGTGCCTTCGTTACTGAAGTGGATAAGCATCTTGAGTTATCTCAATGCGAAGGGGAGTTACTCACCGATGGACCATTGCAGGAAAAAGACTTGAGTTTGGAAACCGCACATGTTATCCAACAGGCAGGTCCTTGGGGGCAACAGTTTGCAGAGCCAGTTTTTGATAATATTTTTGAGATTCTCGATCAACGACTTGTTGGAACAAATCACTTGAAATTAACTTTAATTTCTCCACAAGGTGGTGATTGCCTTGATGCCATTGCCTTTAATATAGATTTAAAGTCATGGCCAAATCATCGAGTGAAATACATTCATGCTGCTTATAAACTAGA